One window from the genome of Populus alba chromosome 15, ASM523922v2, whole genome shotgun sequence encodes:
- the LOC118033457 gene encoding formin-like protein 8 — protein MMVQPRFHPCLIFLLFFSPPLSRSYCKQNSSQKTEVSPAFDSSPASSMIRSASYEAVSPDHDREMLMPQLLGPPARKQAMEESSSSNGKVVAAIVVTAAITLAIAVIFFFIYLKFAKKREKVMATSDELKKVIRKVKKFTFDENGQDLLYVKSFDRKPKNTFSKVTLNPSYEEEGEEKRVDVISEQLKKCDPQEVLLSSYGIGHGKVTEPVLRNGEPAALVSEMESPKLPPLPSPPRKKIPPPPPPPPPPPPPPPPPPTSTKPPLITKKNPASPPPPPKIGGLISSLKPPPVPSGKLNSKSREWAPTEGSLRGTSSGHTKLKPLHWDKVTADVDHSVVWDEINNGSLRFDDDLIETLFGYTTANNKILLGNEVSSSRSSSNPTPATQVFILEPRKSQNTAIVLKSLAISRKEILDALLEGHGLNTDVLEKLTRISPTQEEAVKITQYRGNPSKLADAESFLHHILKAIPSAFTRINAMLFRSNYDSEILHLKESLQTLETGCKELRTRGLFLKLLEAILKAGNRMNAGTSRGNAQGFNLTALTKLSDVKSTDGRTTLLHFVVEQVVRSEGRRRVLNRNHSMERSDSQRRINSDLNSDTLTEERNKEYLLLGLPALRDMIAEFSNVKRAAVIDFDSFVNTCSSLTARVTETQQLVVSFGNSEAGGFVMQMKGFLEDCEEELKVVRDEQKRIMEVVKRTTEYYQAGASKQKEANLLQLFVIVKDFLDMVDRVSVDISQKVQKKNVAARAGSPPAPPPSPPSSSPVRFPDFRLHPMSDMSRATSWSESDDGF, from the exons ATGATGGTCCAGCCGCGGTTCCATCCATGTCTCATTTTCTTACTGTTTTTCTCCCCTCCCCTTTCTCGTTCTTATTGTAAACAAAACTCCTCACAGAAGACAGAAGTTTCTCCTGCATTTGATTCTTCACCTGCAAGTTCAATGATAAGATCTGCAAGTTATGAAGCAGTCTCTCCCGATCATGATAGGGAAATGCTGATGCCTCAACTCTTGGGACCTCCAGCCCGGAAACAGGCAATGGAGGAGTCCTCATCGTCAAATGGAAAAGTTGTGGCAGCCATTGTTGTCACAGCTGCAATCACTCTGGCCATTGCTGTGATCTTCTTCTTTATCTACTTGAAATTTGCCAAAAAGCGGGAAAAAGTTATGGCAACTAGTGACGAGCTCAAAAAAGTTATCAGAAAAGTGAAAAAGTTTACCTTCGATGAAAATGGGCAGGATTTGCTTTATGTAAAAAGTTTTGACAGGAAACCCAAAAACACTTTCTCAAAGGTTACGCTGAACCCTAGCTATgaagaagaaggggaagaaAAGAGGGTGGATGTGATATCAGAGCAATTAAAAAAGTGTGATCCCCAGGaagttttgctttcatcttATGGAATTGGTCATGGGAAAGTAACAGAACCAGTATTGCGAAATGGAGAACCTGCAGCATTAGTTTCAGAAATGGAAAGTCCAAAACTACCTCCTCTACCATCTCctccaagaaagaaaatcccaccaccaccaccaccgcctcctcctcctccaccacctcctccgCCTCCGCCTACATCAACAAAACCACCActtataacaaagaaaaatcctGCATCACCACCCCCACCACCTAAAATAGGCGGTTTAATATCATCACTGAAACCTCCACCAGTTCCAAGTGGGAAATTAAATAGCAAGAGCAGGGAATGGGCTCCAACAGAGGGAAGCTTGAGAGGGACTAGCAGTGGTCATACAAAACTAAAGCCACTGCACTGGGATAAAGTAACAGCCGATGTTGATCATTCAGTGGTTTGGGATGAGATTAATAATGGCTCTCTCAG ATTTGATGACGACCTAATAGAAACATTGTTTGGATATACAACTGCCAATAACAAAATCCTTCTCGGAAATGAAGTTTCATCAAGTAGAAGCAGCTCCAACCCTACCCCAGCCACTCAAGTTTTCATCCTTGAACCAAGGAAGTCTCAAAACACAGCAATTGTACTAAAATCTTTAGCAATTTCTCGCAAAGAAATTCTTGATGCTCTTCTCGAGGGTCATGGACTTAATACAGATGTCCTCGAAAAGCTTACCAGAATTTCCCCGACTCAAGAAGAAGCAGTCAAAATTACCCAATACAGGGGCAACCCATCTAAACTTGCAGATGCTGAATCTTTCCTTCACCACATCCTGAAGGCTATTCCTTCGGCATTCACCCGTATCAATGCAATGCTTTTCAGATCAAATTATGATTCAGAAATTCTTCATCTAAAGGAGTCCTTACAAACACTTGAAACGGGGTGCAAAGAGCTACGAACCCGTGGCCTCTTCTTAAAACTTCTTGAAGCCATTCTCAAGGCTGGCAACAGGATGAATGCTGGAACATCCAGAGGCAATGCACAAGGTTTCAACCTTACTGCTCTTACAAAGCTTTCCGATGTTAAAAGCACAGATGGGAGGACTACTCTACTTCACtttgttgtagaacaagtagttcGATCAGAAGGTAGACGTCGTGTACTTAATCGGAACCATAGCATGGAAAGAAGTGACAGTCAAAGAAGGATAAACAGTGATTTGAATTCAGACACATTGAcagaagagagaaacaaagagTACCTGTTGTTGGGACTACCAGCATTGAGGGACATGATTGCTGAATTCTCCAACGTTAAAAGAGCAGCCGTAATAGACTTTGACAGTTTCGTCAACACATGCTCCTCTCTCACAGCTCGTGTCACAGAAACTCAGCAACTCGTGGTAAGCTTTGGCAATAGTGAGGCTGGTGGGTTTGTGATGCAAATGAAAGGATTCTTGGAGGATTGCGAAGAGGAGCTTAAGGTGGTGAGAGATGAGCAAAAAAGGATTATGGAGGTTGTTAAGAGAACAACAGAGTATTACCAAGCAGGAGCATCAAAGCAGAAAGAAGCAAATCTGCTTCAGCTGTTTGTTATAGTGAAAGATTTTCTTGACATGGTTGATCGAGTCAGTGTAGACATATCCCAGAAGGTGCAGAAGAAAAATGTGGCAGCAAGAGCAGGATcaccaccagcaccaccacCTTCACCTCCATCAAGTAGTCCAGTGAGATTTCCAGACTTCCGTTTACATCCTATGTCAGATATGTCAAGGGCAACATCTTGGAGTGAATCAGATGATGGTTTCTGA
- the LOC118033459 gene encoding two-component response regulator ARR5 isoform X1 encodes MATAGEILRRSLADEVGVSKGSVSGSEELHVLAVDDSFVDRKVIERLLKISSCKVTVVESGSRALQYLGLDGEKSSVAFNDLKINLIMTDYSMPGMTGYELLKKIKQESSAFREIPVVIMSSENILARIDRCLEEGAEEYILKPVKLSDVKRIKDVIMGGDGEQKKRRSVRKRGREDCFYSLSQPPLVQSASSSAFDFLPSELQSSSPFSTLSLSKRPKLQTRD; translated from the exons ATGGCAACGGCCGGCGAGATCTTAAGGCGAAGTTTGGCGGATGAAGTTGGAGTTTCTAAAGGGTCTGTTTCTGGTTCAGAGGAGTTGCATGTTCTTGCTGTAGATGATAGCTTTGTAGACAGGAAGGTTATAGAGAGGTTGCTTAAGATATCATCTTGTAAAG TGACTGTTGTAGAGAGTGGGAGCAGAGCTTTGCAGTATCTTGGATTGGATGGAGAGAAGAGCTCTGTTGCGTTCAAT GATTTGAAAATCAATCTCATCATGACCGATTACTCGATGCCGGGGATGACAGGATATGAGCTGCTTAAAAAGATTAAG cagGAATCATCAGCTTTCAGAGAGATTCCTGTAGTGATCATGTCATCTGAGAACATCTTGGCTCGTATTGATAG GTGTTTAGAAGAAGGGGCAGAAGAATACATACTTAAGCCAGTGAAATTGTCAGATGTGAAACGAATTAAAGATGTTATAATGGGAGGCGACGgagagcaaaagaaaaggagaagtgTTAGGAAGAGAGGAAGGGAAGATTGTTTCTATTCATTATCGCAACCACCGCTTGTACAATCGGCCTCGTCCTCTGCGTTTGATTTTCTGCCGTCCGAACTTCAGTCTTCATCACCATTTTCTACTCTGAGCTTGTCAAAGAGGCCTAAATTGCAAACCAGAGACTAA
- the LOC118033459 gene encoding two-component response regulator ARR5 isoform X2, whose product MATAGEILRRSLADEVGVSKGSVSGSEELHVLAVDDSFVDRKVIERLLKISSCKVTVVESGSRALQYLGLDGEKSSVAFNDLKINLIMTDYSMPGMTGYELLKKIKESSAFREIPVVIMSSENILARIDRCLEEGAEEYILKPVKLSDVKRIKDVIMGGDGEQKKRRSVRKRGREDCFYSLSQPPLVQSASSSAFDFLPSELQSSSPFSTLSLSKRPKLQTRD is encoded by the exons ATGGCAACGGCCGGCGAGATCTTAAGGCGAAGTTTGGCGGATGAAGTTGGAGTTTCTAAAGGGTCTGTTTCTGGTTCAGAGGAGTTGCATGTTCTTGCTGTAGATGATAGCTTTGTAGACAGGAAGGTTATAGAGAGGTTGCTTAAGATATCATCTTGTAAAG TGACTGTTGTAGAGAGTGGGAGCAGAGCTTTGCAGTATCTTGGATTGGATGGAGAGAAGAGCTCTGTTGCGTTCAAT GATTTGAAAATCAATCTCATCATGACCGATTACTCGATGCCGGGGATGACAGGATATGAGCTGCTTAAAAAGATTAAG GAATCATCAGCTTTCAGAGAGATTCCTGTAGTGATCATGTCATCTGAGAACATCTTGGCTCGTATTGATAG GTGTTTAGAAGAAGGGGCAGAAGAATACATACTTAAGCCAGTGAAATTGTCAGATGTGAAACGAATTAAAGATGTTATAATGGGAGGCGACGgagagcaaaagaaaaggagaagtgTTAGGAAGAGAGGAAGGGAAGATTGTTTCTATTCATTATCGCAACCACCGCTTGTACAATCGGCCTCGTCCTCTGCGTTTGATTTTCTGCCGTCCGAACTTCAGTCTTCATCACCATTTTCTACTCTGAGCTTGTCAAAGAGGCCTAAATTGCAAACCAGAGACTAA